In Dehalococcoidales bacterium, the following are encoded in one genomic region:
- a CDS encoding NIL domain-containing protein — protein sequence MTTSRRKPSQKTVSRRIVLRFPRRLVDRPIVYRLIKDYDLEFNILKASVTPEEEGLMVLELKGKQEKYDAGIRYMVDAGVRIQSLSQSVTRNEERCTQCGVCMTICPTGAFELNPETRRVTFHDDKCLACGLCIKTCPPRAMELHF from the coding sequence ATGACGACTTCCAGAAGAAAACCTTCTCAAAAAACGGTATCCCGAAGAATAGTGCTGCGCTTCCCGCGGCGCCTCGTGGACCGGCCGATAGTCTATCGGCTGATAAAGGACTACGATCTTGAATTCAATATCCTCAAGGCTTCAGTGACCCCGGAAGAGGAAGGCCTGATGGTGCTCGAACTCAAGGGCAAGCAGGAAAAATATGACGCAGGCATCAGGTACATGGTCGACGCCGGAGTCAGGATACAATCCCTAAGCCAGAGTGTAACCCGCAACGAGGAACGGTGCACCCAGTGTGGTGTTTGCATGACCATCTGCCCCACCGGTGCTTTTGAGCTTAACCCGGAGACCAGAAGAGTGACATTCCATGATGATAAATGCCTTGCCTGCGGTCTTTGCATTAAAACCTGCCCGCCGAGGGCGATGGAGCTACATTTCTAG
- a CDS encoding CehA/McbA family metallohydrolase translates to MPFRKVDLHVHTPKSACYSDTSVTPEEIVDAALADGLDAIAITDHNTVEGIEEIRQAATERGLCVFPGIELSTAGGHILALFPTDMPIEELRDFLDYVGVDREGRGDAIVQARGNTEEVLEKVEERGGLAIAAHVERWPSGFLETNQPRRVKRAIHGSDHLSALEITVPQNKGLWNAGEVRGYPKQRACIQGSDAHALEDIGRRPVYIRIGEITLDALRMALRAYETEVAFPGELCRRE, encoded by the coding sequence TTGCCATTCAGGAAAGTAGACCTGCACGTACATACCCCCAAATCGGCGTGCTACAGCGATACGTCTGTCACTCCGGAGGAGATAGTCGATGCTGCGCTGGCCGACGGTCTGGATGCGATTGCGATTACGGACCACAATACCGTCGAAGGAATCGAGGAAATCAGGCAGGCGGCAACAGAAAGAGGACTCTGTGTCTTTCCGGGAATAGAGCTGTCGACCGCAGGGGGCCATATCCTGGCCCTGTTTCCCACGGATATGCCTATTGAAGAGTTGCGCGATTTTCTGGACTATGTCGGAGTCGACCGCGAAGGACGGGGTGACGCCATTGTCCAGGCCAGAGGCAATACTGAGGAGGTCCTTGAGAAAGTGGAAGAGCGGGGTGGGCTGGCCATTGCCGCTCACGTGGAGAGATGGCCGAGCGGGTTTCTGGAAACGAACCAGCCCCGCCGGGTGAAGAGAGCGATTCATGGCAGCGACCACCTCAGTGCCCTGGAAATAACTGTGCCCCAGAATAAGGGGTTGTGGAACGCCGGGGAGGTGCGTGGCTACCCGAAGCAACGTGCCTGTATTCAGGGGTCGGACGCCCATGCGCTGGAGGATATCGGCCGCCGTCCTGTGTATATCAGGATTGGGGAAATTACTCTGGACGCTCTGCGGATGGCCCTCCGTGCCTATGAAACAGAGGTCGCCTTTCCCGGTGAGCTGTGTCGTCGCGAGTAG
- a CDS encoding nitronate monooxygenase: MFKTRLTGLLGIEYPIIQGALGGGLSRAELVSAVSNAGGLGMITSLNHQTTDELREEIRKTKGLTDKPFGVNVTLLPTIRPVNYEEYFTAALEEGVRIIETSGRSPDSYMKMLKDAGAIVMHKVGGARHARTAERVGVDAVSVVSFEAAGHPLPDDVASSVLIPICVDAVKIPVIAAGGIADARGLVSALALGAEGVLMGTRFTVSKECTLHAKAKEWLLQLGEADTMLVHKAINNTERVIRTGFAQKILEMEESGAPLEEILPLISGDKVREAYNSGDISDALFTVGQVVGLIRDIPSVKEIIDGIISEAGSIIQRLQGIDTGAN, translated from the coding sequence GTGTTCAAGACCAGGCTTACCGGGTTACTGGGAATCGAATATCCCATAATTCAGGGCGCACTCGGGGGAGGGCTATCACGCGCCGAGCTGGTATCGGCGGTCTCCAATGCCGGCGGACTCGGAATGATAACCTCGCTCAACCACCAGACTACCGACGAGTTACGCGAAGAAATCAGGAAGACCAAAGGCCTGACCGACAAGCCGTTCGGGGTGAACGTTACCCTGCTGCCGACGATTCGGCCGGTCAACTACGAAGAGTACTTTACCGCTGCCCTTGAAGAGGGAGTGCGCATAATCGAAACCTCCGGTCGCAGTCCCGATTCGTACATGAAAATGCTCAAGGATGCCGGGGCTATCGTAATGCACAAGGTCGGGGGTGCCAGGCATGCCAGGACAGCAGAACGCGTGGGAGTAGATGCGGTGAGTGTCGTCAGTTTTGAGGCAGCGGGACATCCCCTGCCCGACGATGTAGCATCATCCGTCCTTATCCCTATCTGTGTCGATGCCGTGAAGATACCCGTTATTGCCGCCGGCGGTATCGCCGATGCCCGCGGGCTTGTCTCCGCCCTGGCCCTGGGCGCTGAGGGTGTGCTCATGGGCACCCGCTTTACCGTCAGCAAGGAGTGTACCCTGCACGCGAAGGCTAAGGAATGGCTGCTCCAGCTTGGTGAAGCCGATACCATGCTGGTCCACAAGGCTATCAACAATACGGAAAGGGTAATCAGGACCGGGTTCGCGCAGAAGATACTGGAGATGGAGGAGAGCGGCGCTCCGCTGGAAGAGATACTCCCCCTGATAAGCGGTGACAAGGTAAGGGAGGCATACAATAGTGGAGACATCAGTGATGCCCTGTTCACCGTGGGTCAGGTTGTCGGGCTTATCCGCGATATTCCCAGCGTGAAGGAAATTATCGACGGTATCATCAGTGAAGCCGGGAGCATCATCCAGCGACTTCAGGGTATCGATACCGGGGCGAACTAG
- a CDS encoding nitronate monooxygenase translates to MKTGMTELFGIEYPIMLAGMNWLTTPKLVAAVSNAGGLGVLSAQWYAADKLRGAIKEIREQTDKPFGVNLTLGVGARERVPVIIEEKVPVLNYALGRPPEIAPLIEAVHNYGGKVIGTIAMLRHAMRSEQLGADCIIITGYEAASHSGNVGALVLVPTIAEAVKVPCIGAGGYADGRGLAAALALGAQGISMGSRLAATDEAEVAETVKQTWVNASEEDTVIDPAFDGINCRVLRNEAAEKLLEKKALPLFDAISAGLHMKKTLGLSWGQLFKEANNLRRQAIGVGGGQRGLGSAMRFAVGGRLFAKATVEGDPVNGILMIGQTVGRIKDITTVANVIERTVKEAEEILQTMNKQFAS, encoded by the coding sequence ATGAAAACAGGAATGACCGAGCTATTCGGTATCGAGTACCCCATCATGCTGGCAGGAATGAACTGGCTAACCACACCTAAACTGGTTGCAGCCGTATCCAATGCGGGAGGTCTTGGTGTCCTCTCCGCACAGTGGTATGCTGCCGACAAGCTAAGAGGTGCCATTAAGGAAATCCGGGAGCAGACCGACAAACCATTCGGTGTCAACCTTACGCTTGGAGTAGGGGCAAGGGAAAGGGTTCCCGTAATCATTGAAGAGAAGGTACCGGTGTTGAATTACGCTCTGGGAAGACCCCCGGAGATTGCTCCTCTTATCGAAGCGGTACACAATTACGGCGGCAAGGTCATCGGGACGATTGCCATGCTAAGGCATGCCATGCGCTCCGAGCAACTTGGCGCTGATTGCATTATTATCACCGGGTACGAGGCAGCATCCCACTCCGGTAATGTCGGTGCTCTGGTGCTGGTACCCACAATCGCCGAAGCAGTAAAGGTGCCGTGCATCGGCGCCGGCGGCTATGCCGATGGTCGTGGGCTGGCAGCAGCCCTGGCCCTGGGTGCCCAGGGTATATCGATGGGTAGCCGGCTGGCCGCCACCGATGAGGCCGAGGTAGCCGAAACTGTCAAGCAGACCTGGGTTAATGCCAGCGAAGAAGACACCGTTATCGACCCGGCTTTTGACGGCATCAACTGCCGCGTGCTGCGCAACGAGGCCGCGGAAAAACTGCTCGAAAAGAAAGCACTCCCGCTATTCGATGCGATATCGGCCGGTCTGCACATGAAGAAAACCCTGGGTCTTTCCTGGGGACAGCTTTTCAAAGAGGCCAACAACCTGAGGAGACAGGCGATTGGTGTTGGCGGCGGTCAGCGGGGTCTCGGCTCAGCAATGCGTTTTGCCGTCGGTGGACGCCTGTTCGCCAAAGCTACCGTGGAAGGCGACCCCGTAAATGGAATCCTGATGATAGGGCAGACCGTGGGCAGGATAAAGGATATCACCACTGTCGCCAATGTTATTGAACGCACCGTTAAAGAGGCTGAAGAGATACTGCAAACAATGAACAAGCAGTTTGCTTCCTGA
- a CDS encoding MoaD/ThiS family protein, giving the protein MSVKINIPSYLQTYTSEQEVVEVPGSTAGECLDRLVERFPDISRMLYAREGELFDYVSIYVNGEFASTDELARPVKDGDELHILYILGGG; this is encoded by the coding sequence ATGAGCGTAAAGATTAACATTCCATCGTATCTCCAAACCTATACCTCTGAGCAAGAGGTGGTTGAAGTACCGGGTAGCACGGCTGGGGAATGCCTTGACCGTCTTGTGGAGAGGTTTCCCGATATCAGCCGGATGCTTTACGCCCGGGAGGGCGAGTTATTCGACTACGTCAGTATCTATGTCAATGGAGAATTCGCCAGCACCGACGAGCTTGCCAGGCCCGTTAAGGATGGGGACGAACTGCACATACTGTATATACTCGGTGGAGGCTGA
- a CDS encoding HPP family protein produces the protein MEKRRELLGVVDREFLRNPRSFIIQSLVATVVVAIILYFVEMLTHAAIVAALGASTFIVFAIPRSRTAEARRLVGGHVVGVAVGALCYFLLLNGVLRELAIEWEYVSWLVGALAVGLSIFGMTVTNTEHPPAAGTALGIIAHGWTNKTVIFILVFVLCLAIVRRLLGRHLVDLY, from the coding sequence GTGGAGAAACGTCGTGAATTGCTTGGTGTAGTCGACCGGGAGTTCCTCCGGAATCCCAGAAGCTTCATAATTCAGAGCCTTGTTGCCACTGTCGTCGTTGCCATAATCCTGTATTTCGTTGAGATGCTCACACATGCGGCCATCGTTGCTGCCCTGGGGGCAAGCACTTTTATTGTCTTCGCCATACCACGGTCCCGTACCGCCGAGGCGCGGAGATTGGTCGGCGGTCATGTCGTGGGAGTGGCTGTTGGTGCTCTGTGTTATTTCCTGCTACTGAACGGAGTCCTGAGGGAGCTAGCCATTGAGTGGGAGTACGTTTCGTGGCTGGTTGGTGCTCTGGCAGTAGGATTGTCGATTTTCGGGATGACCGTCACGAACACGGAGCATCCTCCGGCTGCAGGGACGGCCCTCGGCATTATCGCGCACGGGTGGACGAATAAGACGGTTATCTTCATTCTGGTCTTCGTCCTGTGTCTGGCCATTGTCCGCAGGTTACTGGGACGCCATTTGGTGGACCTGTATTGA
- a CDS encoding serpin family protein, protein MKKLLLCAVITVMLLSLMACGQPQLTELLQSDKQRVASPDVGESELISLINGNSAFAFDLYQELGKREGNIFYSPYSISLALAMTHAGARGETEQQMADTLHFTLPQGSLHPVFNGLDIELNKRGEGAKGKDGEGFRLNIVNAIWGQNGYSFLPGFLDVLAENYGAGLRTLDFDTEPEESRLTINNWVSDQTEKRIENLIPQGVINELTRLVLTNAIYFNAAWLYPFNENSTEDGPFHLLDGTAVIAPMMKQTEMFGYAEGDGYQAVELPYDGNELSMVILLPRADQFQAFERALDAQRVSTILTSLERRSVALTMPGFEFESEFSLKETLAAMGMPIAFSMGADFSGMTGNYELFIAEVVHKAFVSVDESGTEAAAATAVMMQLTGMPERPVEVTVDHPFIFLIRDVKTDSILFIGRVVNPNE, encoded by the coding sequence ATGAAGAAGCTGTTACTCTGCGCCGTGATAACGGTTATGCTGCTGAGTCTTATGGCCTGTGGCCAGCCGCAGTTGACCGAACTGCTGCAATCAGACAAGCAGCGTGTGGCCTCTCCAGACGTGGGCGAGTCTGAGCTGATATCTCTAATCAATGGTAACAGTGCCTTCGCTTTCGACCTGTACCAGGAACTTGGGAAAAGAGAGGGCAACATCTTCTACTCTCCCTACAGTATCTCATTGGCGCTGGCGATGACGCATGCCGGTGCCCGCGGGGAAACGGAGCAGCAAATGGCGGACACTCTTCACTTTACTCTCCCTCAAGGCAGCCTGCATCCGGTGTTTAACGGGCTGGATATTGAACTGAATAAACGCGGTGAAGGTGCCAAGGGTAAGGATGGCGAGGGTTTCCGTCTAAATATTGTCAATGCCATCTGGGGTCAAAACGGATATAGCTTCCTCCCCGGGTTCCTGGATGTCCTGGCAGAGAACTACGGCGCCGGACTGAGAACACTCGACTTCGATACAGAACCGGAGGAGTCTCGCCTTACAATCAACAACTGGGTCAGCGACCAGACTGAAAAACGGATTGAAAACCTGATTCCACAGGGTGTTATCAACGAGCTCACCCGGCTTGTGCTTACCAATGCCATTTACTTCAATGCTGCCTGGCTTTATCCTTTTAACGAGAATTCGACGGAAGACGGGCCGTTCCATCTACTCGACGGTACTGCAGTCATTGCGCCGATGATGAAGCAGACAGAGATGTTCGGTTACGCCGAAGGTGATGGTTACCAGGCGGTTGAACTACCGTATGATGGGAACGAGCTCTCAATGGTGATTCTGCTTCCTCGAGCCGACCAATTCCAGGCATTTGAAAGGGCATTAGACGCACAACGTGTAAGTACCATTCTAACGAGTCTGGAACGGAGAAGTGTCGCTCTGACAATGCCAGGATTCGAGTTTGAATCGGAGTTCAGCTTGAAGGAGACGCTGGCCGCAATGGGCATGCCCATTGCCTTCTCCATGGGTGCAGACTTCTCAGGAATGACTGGCAATTATGAGCTGTTCATAGCGGAGGTTGTCCACAAGGCCTTCGTGTCTGTGGATGAGTCCGGGACAGAAGCAGCTGCGGCCACAGCGGTGATGATGCAATTGACGGGTATGCCAGAACGGCCTGTCGAGGTCACGGTCGACCATCCCTTCATCTTTCTGATTCGCGATGTCAAGACCGATAGCATTCTGTTTATCGGGCGAGTCGTCAACCCTAACGAATAG
- the tgt gene encoding tRNA guanosine(34) transglycosylase Tgt yields MTTEATSFQLLKTCPGSRARAGELVTPHGIVPTPVLLPVGSQATVKTLTPEEIKGVGMTMLLANTYHLYLRPGIAAIEKLGGLHRFMSWDGAILTDSGGYQVFSLASLRKVNDEGVLFRSHIDGSEHFLTPERVVQYQEALGADIAMVLDECPAVDNSPEQVRQAMVRTHQWAERCQRAHSLDRQALYAIVQGGVIPELRRESAEFLVSLDFPGYAIGGLCIGEPKQVTLDITGQTAALLPEDKPRYLMGVGSPEDIVEGTARGIDIFDSALPTRVARNGALFTSGGRVNIQNAAYARMEAPIEEGCNCYTCRTFSAAYLHHLFRSRELLAYRLATIHNLTFISSLVTKMRDAILEGTFESFRDRFLYSYRPTDERIRLEQKQKWLRSRKVAG; encoded by the coding sequence ATGACAACCGAGGCTACTTCTTTTCAACTGCTGAAGACCTGCCCCGGGAGCCGGGCCCGCGCCGGGGAACTGGTAACTCCCCATGGTATCGTGCCCACGCCGGTACTGCTGCCGGTGGGCAGTCAGGCCACAGTGAAGACGTTAACCCCGGAAGAGATAAAGGGTGTCGGTATGACAATGCTGCTGGCCAATACCTACCACCTCTATCTTCGGCCTGGCATTGCCGCAATCGAGAAACTGGGTGGTTTGCACAGGTTCATGAGCTGGGATGGGGCTATTCTTACCGATAGCGGGGGGTATCAGGTGTTCAGCCTGGCATCACTGCGAAAGGTCAATGATGAAGGCGTGTTGTTCCGCTCACACATCGACGGCAGCGAGCATTTCCTTACCCCTGAACGTGTAGTGCAGTATCAGGAGGCACTCGGTGCCGACATTGCTATGGTCCTCGACGAGTGCCCGGCGGTCGATAATAGTCCGGAACAGGTGCGGCAAGCGATGGTGCGAACGCACCAATGGGCGGAGCGATGCCAGCGAGCACACAGCCTTGATAGACAGGCGCTCTATGCTATTGTGCAGGGTGGTGTTATTCCCGAACTGCGACGAGAGTCGGCCGAATTCCTGGTATCCCTGGACTTCCCGGGCTACGCTATCGGCGGACTGTGCATTGGCGAGCCGAAGCAGGTAACTCTGGATATCACCGGGCAGACGGCTGCCCTGCTACCCGAGGACAAACCGCGCTACCTGATGGGTGTCGGCTCACCTGAGGATATCGTCGAAGGGACGGCTCGCGGGATTGACATATTTGACAGTGCCTTACCGACTCGTGTCGCCCGGAACGGTGCTCTGTTTACATCCGGGGGGCGAGTGAATATACAGAATGCTGCCTACGCCCGGATGGAAGCGCCCATCGAGGAAGGGTGCAACTGCTACACCTGCCGGACATTCTCGGCGGCGTACCTTCACCATCTCTTCAGGTCTCGGGAGCTACTCGCCTATCGACTGGCGACAATCCACAACCTTACCTTTATTAGCAGCCTGGTGACGAAGATGAGGGACGCTATTCTGGAAGGCACCTTCGAATCTTTTCGGGACCGGTTTCTGTACAGCTACCGCCCTACCGACGAACGGATACGGCTTGAGCAGAAGCAGAAGTGGCTGCGGTCGAGGAAAGTCGCCGGGTAG
- a CDS encoding sigma-70 family RNA polymerase sigma factor: MSTINEIRSARETFAELYEEFLPRVFRYIKYRVNSVQVAEDLTSGTFEKALTNFTRFSSNKASFSTWIFTIARNTVIDYYRVHGRRQTVSLEKAEIDVSSPELPPDEAVENQEEREKLRECLSRLSREEQELVSLKFGSGLNNRQIAGVTGLSESNVGTKLYRAVRKLRDSFPEAKNAQA, from the coding sequence GTGAGTACTATAAACGAAATCAGGAGCGCCCGGGAGACCTTTGCCGAGCTCTATGAGGAGTTCCTTCCCAGGGTCTTCCGGTATATAAAATACCGGGTGAATAGCGTGCAGGTAGCAGAAGACCTGACATCGGGAACATTTGAGAAGGCCTTGACAAACTTCACCAGGTTCTCCAGCAACAAGGCCTCGTTTTCGACATGGATATTTACTATTGCCCGAAATACGGTTATCGACTACTACCGGGTACACGGCAGACGGCAAACAGTGTCACTGGAAAAAGCCGAGATTGACGTATCATCACCGGAGCTGCCGCCGGATGAAGCAGTGGAGAACCAGGAAGAGCGGGAAAAGTTGCGGGAGTGTCTCTCCCGGCTTTCCAGAGAAGAGCAGGAGCTCGTTTCCCTGAAGTTTGGCTCAGGACTGAATAACCGGCAGATTGCCGGGGTGACGGGCCTGTCAGAATCGAATGTAGGTACCAAGCTCTACCGGGCAGTGCGGAAGCTGAGAGACAGCTTCCCGGAGGCGAAGAATGCCCAGGCATAA
- a CDS encoding enoyl-CoA hydratase translates to MEYPDIIYTKENSIATITLNRPDKMNAFTPEMSDSLYRAVEDSANDKSVRVIILTATGRSFCAGADVRAMAQRFDKPEAEQKYEMARSERVSLHLLMQRCDKPIIGAINGVAVGGGLDLACACDVRIASDKARFAEVFVRRGMMPASGGTYFLPRLVGIDRACLMAWTGDMIGAEEAERIGLVTMVVPHDELEIAVMELAEKLAKGPPLAIQRTKRAIYEGLEMDLEETLKYIGPIINELNQTEDHKEGATAFVEKREPVFRGE, encoded by the coding sequence ATGGAGTATCCGGATATCATCTATACCAAGGAGAATAGCATTGCCACCATCACCCTGAACCGACCCGACAAGATGAATGCCTTCACCCCTGAGATGTCAGATAGCCTCTACCGAGCCGTGGAGGATAGCGCCAACGACAAGAGCGTGCGGGTGATAATACTCACCGCCACCGGGCGTTCCTTCTGCGCGGGTGCGGATGTCAGGGCCATGGCGCAAAGATTCGACAAACCGGAGGCAGAGCAGAAGTACGAAATGGCGCGGTCGGAGCGTGTTTCTCTCCACCTTCTGATGCAGAGATGTGACAAGCCCATTATCGGTGCCATAAATGGAGTGGCCGTAGGTGGGGGGCTTGACCTGGCCTGTGCCTGCGATGTCCGGATAGCTTCGGATAAGGCAAGGTTTGCTGAGGTATTCGTGCGCAGGGGCATGATGCCGGCTTCCGGGGGAACATACTTTCTGCCCCGGTTGGTCGGCATCGATAGGGCCTGCCTGATGGCCTGGACTGGTGATATGATTGGTGCTGAGGAGGCGGAACGGATAGGGCTGGTGACTATGGTCGTTCCCCACGATGAGCTTGAGATTGCCGTCATGGAGCTGGCAGAGAAACTGGCCAAAGGGCCGCCGCTGGCGATACAGAGGACGAAGCGCGCTATTTACGAGGGTCTGGAAATGGACCTTGAGGAGACGCTCAAGTACATCGGCCCGATTATCAACGAGCTCAACCAGACCGAGGACCACAAAGAGGGTGCCACGGCTTTCGTCGAAAAGCGGGAGCCGGTATTCCGTGGGGAATAG
- a CDS encoding nitronate monooxygenase, with product MFKTRITELLGIEYPIIAGPMAYLSGPELVAAVSNAGGMGIIASLTYTEIDQLREAIRKTKDLTDKPFAVNVTLLPMARTVNYEDYFQAVLDEGVSIVETSGRSPEPYIRMLKNAGATVMHRATRIRDISTAERVGADAVTILGTEAAGHPGQEEVTSMVRIPIAVDTVKVPVIAGGGIADARGFVAALAMGAEGVLMGTRFMASKECNMHPNVKEWMLGVGEADTILIQKSIKNASRVVRTEHTEKILEMENQGASLEELLPMISGQRGRNTYETGDVGGAPITVGQVVGLIHNIPTVKEIIDGIISEARSIMKRLGKMEVTT from the coding sequence ATGTTCAAGACCAGAATAACGGAACTACTCGGCATAGAATACCCGATTATCGCCGGGCCTATGGCCTACCTGTCGGGGCCGGAACTTGTCGCGGCCGTTTCCAATGCAGGGGGGATGGGTATTATTGCCTCGCTGACATACACCGAGATAGACCAGCTCCGGGAGGCAATCAGGAAGACAAAGGACCTGACCGACAAGCCCTTTGCTGTCAATGTTACCTTGCTTCCCATGGCCCGGACGGTCAACTACGAGGACTACTTCCAGGCTGTTCTGGACGAAGGAGTCAGCATTGTCGAGACCTCGGGCCGCAGCCCCGAGCCGTACATCAGGATGCTCAAGAATGCCGGTGCGACGGTGATGCACCGGGCAACAAGGATAAGAGATATCTCGACGGCGGAACGGGTGGGGGCCGATGCAGTTACTATCCTCGGTACCGAGGCTGCCGGTCACCCGGGACAGGAGGAGGTTACTTCCATGGTCCGCATCCCGATAGCCGTTGATACCGTGAAGGTGCCGGTTATCGCTGGCGGAGGTATTGCCGACGCCCGTGGTTTTGTTGCCGCACTGGCCATGGGTGCCGAGGGCGTGCTCATGGGCACCCGCTTCATGGCTAGCAAGGAATGCAATATGCATCCCAACGTCAAGGAATGGATGCTGGGAGTCGGTGAAGCGGATACGATACTCATCCAGAAATCAATCAAGAACGCGTCCCGTGTGGTGAGGACCGAGCACACCGAGAAGATACTGGAGATGGAGAACCAGGGAGCCAGCCTGGAGGAATTGCTGCCGATGATAAGCGGCCAGCGGGGAAGGAATACCTACGAAACCGGTGATGTTGGCGGGGCACCGATAACGGTCGGCCAGGTTGTCGGCCTGATACATAATATCCCCACTGTCAAGGAAATCATTGACGGCATTATCAGCGAAGCCAGGAGCATTATGAAGCGCCTGGGCAAAATGGAGGTCACTACATAA
- a CDS encoding enoyl-CoA hydratase/isomerase family protein translates to MAYEEILYSVESGNIAVITLNRPEAMNALTHKTHAELGQAIDEANRDDKIRVIVITGAGRGFCAGDDVKTIFLGAEGTQEERQKAYREEQLRYLQGGHMTGGSEALLTINKPSIAAVNGAAVGYGCDTALMCDMRIASERARFGEVFLRVGLIPDEAQLILPRLVGLAKAYELMLTTDIIDAEEAYRIGLVNRVVPHEELMPATLEMAAKIASKPPISVQLAKEGIRRSVNMPVEQWKEWYSFAMRFCFGTEDHQEGARAFVEKREPKFRGL, encoded by the coding sequence ATGGCGTACGAAGAAATCCTCTATTCCGTTGAGAGCGGCAACATTGCCGTGATTACGCTGAACCGGCCCGAGGCCATGAATGCTCTGACTCACAAGACCCATGCCGAGCTTGGCCAGGCGATTGACGAGGCCAATCGCGACGACAAGATAAGGGTGATTGTGATTACCGGGGCTGGCCGTGGGTTCTGCGCCGGCGATGATGTCAAGACCATTTTCCTCGGTGCCGAAGGTACTCAGGAAGAGAGGCAGAAAGCCTACCGGGAAGAGCAACTCCGGTACCTGCAGGGGGGACACATGACCGGCGGGTCTGAGGCACTTCTGACAATTAACAAGCCTTCCATTGCCGCAGTCAATGGCGCTGCTGTGGGCTACGGGTGTGATACTGCCCTGATGTGCGATATGAGGATAGCCTCGGAGCGTGCCAGGTTCGGTGAAGTCTTCCTCAGGGTGGGCTTGATTCCCGATGAAGCGCAGCTTATCCTGCCCCGGCTGGTCGGGCTGGCCAAGGCCTATGAGTTAATGCTGACAACAGACATCATCGATGCCGAAGAGGCCTACCGCATCGGTCTGGTGAACAGGGTGGTACCCCATGAAGAGCTGATGCCGGCGACGCTGGAAATGGCTGCCAAGATAGCCAGTAAACCGCCGATTTCGGTGCAGCTGGCCAAGGAAGGGATTCGGCGTTCAGTCAACATGCCGGTCGAGCAGTGGAAGGAGTGGTACTCATTCGCGATGCGCTTCTGTTTCGGCACAGAGGACCATCAGGAGGGTGCTCGGGCTTTCGTCGAGAAGAGAGAGCCGAAGTTCCGTGGCCTGTAA
- the ruvX gene encoding Holliday junction resolvase RuvX, translating to MGLDIGDRRIGVALSDPGGILASPFTIIERSELRQELEAIADIVKQQEVALVIVGLPRSMDGTIGGQVRKVQDFVQELCRCIDVHVEFRDERLTTVSARRLMKSGGRKSRKKVRYDAAAAAIILQGYLEEGR from the coding sequence ATGGGACTTGATATCGGCGATAGGAGGATAGGGGTTGCCCTCAGTGACCCCGGCGGGATACTGGCCAGTCCGTTTACAATCATCGAGCGAAGCGAACTCCGGCAGGAGCTTGAGGCCATTGCTGATATCGTGAAGCAGCAGGAGGTAGCGCTCGTAATCGTTGGCTTACCCCGTTCTATGGATGGCACTATTGGCGGTCAGGTACGTAAGGTACAGGACTTCGTACAGGAGCTGTGCCGATGCATCGATGTTCATGTAGAGTTTCGGGATGAACGCCTGACGACTGTATCGGCAAGACGTCTGATGAAGAGTGGCGGCAGGAAGAGCCGCAAGAAGGTGCGCTACGATGCCGCCGCGGCCGCCATAATCCTGCAGGGTTACCTGGAGGAAGGACGCTGA